A single region of the Macrobrachium rosenbergii isolate ZJJX-2024 chromosome 5, ASM4041242v1, whole genome shotgun sequence genome encodes:
- the LOC136838760 gene encoding uncharacterized protein C19orf47 isoform X1, which yields MSSISETSVWLKFFTEAGIPPSDATTYAITFTDNRIKQEMILDLNKEYLRDMGITVMGDVIAILKHAKVYCAQKSRQKVMQSSTPSSETDTSNSTGSKKNTPASRMLEHYVRKETVPPRSNTPPSRKRPLDEEEAISNKRNSVFNRLGDNSVSSTTSDNPKITVTMHGRDLFRSPASDSSRKSPVFQRLCKDDLVNGGSEDSEFSFGKTKPLEYQGILKYSTKEAFERSISAKKNIATMKADTTTGIKSRLGVKSVSASDSTTSAGIFAKEVDSFLKVKTPSKASARPATSSTVKSGTLSKMKSGTTPLKITTSTTRNTGSPERTVRVVAATSSSSSAARDERIIKSAKSRALEVLGEGRSSLKNEVRSTTKTGVFSRLGLGK from the coding sequence ATGTCTTCTATCAGTGAAACATCAGTATGGCTCAAGTTCTTCACTGAGGCTGGGATACCTCCAAGTGATGCCACCACGTATGCCATCACATTTACTGACAATCGAATCAAGCAAGAAATGATACTTGATCTAAATAAAGAGTATTTGCGGGATATGGGAATTACAGTCATGGGAGATGTCATTGCAATACTGAAGCATGCAAAAGTTTACTGTGCACAAAAGTCAAGACAAAAAGTTATGCAGTCCTCTACTCCTTCATCTGAAACTGATACATCAAATTCTACTGGGAGCAAGAAAAACACACCTGCTTCAAGGATGTTAGAACACTATGTACGCAAAGAGACCGTCCCACCCAGATCAAATACTCCTCCTTCACGAAAGCGGCCATTGGATGAAGAAGAGGCTATCTCTAACAAGCGAAACTCAGTTTTTAATAGATTAGGTGACAACAGTGTGTCAAGCACAACTTCTGATAATCCAAAGATAACTGTGACTATGCATGGGAGAGATCTGTTTCGTTCACCAGCAAGTGACAGTAGTAGGAAGTCTCCAGTTTTTCAGAGGCTGTGTAAGGACGATCTTGTAAATGGAGGCTCAGAAGATTCAGAATTTAGCTTTGGAAAGACAAAACCTTTGGAATATCAAGGAATACTGAAGTATTCTACAAAAGAGGCTTTTGAGAGATCCATATCTGCTAAGAAGAACATAGCTACAATGAAGGCTGATACAACCACTGGAATCAAGAGCAGATTAGGAGTGAAGAGTGTGTCTGCCAGCGACTCTACAACAAGTGCTGGGATTTTTGCCAAAGAAGTGGACTCGTTCCTCAAAGTAAAAACTCCAAGTAAAGCTTCTGCTAGGCCTGCAACCTCATCTACTGTCAAGTCAGGCACTTTGTCCAAAATGAAGTCAGGGACCACCCCCTTGAAGATTACAACTTCTACTACTAGAAACACAGGATCTCCAGAGCGTACAGTGCGAGTAGTTGCTGcaacttcctcctcttcatctgcTGCTAGAGATGAAAGGATTATTAAATCAGCAAAGAGCAGAGCACTTGAAGTCCTGGGTGAGGGGAGGTCCTCTCTTAAAAATGAAGTGAGATCTACTACTAAAACTGGTGTTTTCAGTAGACTAGGCCTTGGTAagtga
- the LOC136838760 gene encoding uncharacterized protein C19orf47 isoform X2 produces MSSISETSVWLKFFTEAGIPPSDATTYAITFTDNRIKQEMILDLNKEYLRDMGITVMGDVIAILKHAKVYCAQKSRQKVMQSSTPSSETDTSNSTGSKKNTPASRMLEHYVRKETVPPRSNTPPSRKRPLDEEEAISNKRNSVFNRLGDNSVSSTTSDNPKITVTMHGRDLFRSPASDSSRKSPVFQRLCKDDLVNGGSEDSEFSFGKTKPLEYQGILKYSTKEAFERSISAKKNIATMKADTTTGIKSRLGVKSVSASDSTTSAGIFAKEVDSFLKVKTPSKASARPATSSTVKSGTLSKMKSGTTPLKITTSTTRNTGSPERTVRVVAATSSSSSAARDERIIKSAKSRALEVLGEGRSSLKNEVRSTTKTGVFSRLGLG; encoded by the coding sequence ATGTCTTCTATCAGTGAAACATCAGTATGGCTCAAGTTCTTCACTGAGGCTGGGATACCTCCAAGTGATGCCACCACGTATGCCATCACATTTACTGACAATCGAATCAAGCAAGAAATGATACTTGATCTAAATAAAGAGTATTTGCGGGATATGGGAATTACAGTCATGGGAGATGTCATTGCAATACTGAAGCATGCAAAAGTTTACTGTGCACAAAAGTCAAGACAAAAAGTTATGCAGTCCTCTACTCCTTCATCTGAAACTGATACATCAAATTCTACTGGGAGCAAGAAAAACACACCTGCTTCAAGGATGTTAGAACACTATGTACGCAAAGAGACCGTCCCACCCAGATCAAATACTCCTCCTTCACGAAAGCGGCCATTGGATGAAGAAGAGGCTATCTCTAACAAGCGAAACTCAGTTTTTAATAGATTAGGTGACAACAGTGTGTCAAGCACAACTTCTGATAATCCAAAGATAACTGTGACTATGCATGGGAGAGATCTGTTTCGTTCACCAGCAAGTGACAGTAGTAGGAAGTCTCCAGTTTTTCAGAGGCTGTGTAAGGACGATCTTGTAAATGGAGGCTCAGAAGATTCAGAATTTAGCTTTGGAAAGACAAAACCTTTGGAATATCAAGGAATACTGAAGTATTCTACAAAAGAGGCTTTTGAGAGATCCATATCTGCTAAGAAGAACATAGCTACAATGAAGGCTGATACAACCACTGGAATCAAGAGCAGATTAGGAGTGAAGAGTGTGTCTGCCAGCGACTCTACAACAAGTGCTGGGATTTTTGCCAAAGAAGTGGACTCGTTCCTCAAAGTAAAAACTCCAAGTAAAGCTTCTGCTAGGCCTGCAACCTCATCTACTGTCAAGTCAGGCACTTTGTCCAAAATGAAGTCAGGGACCACCCCCTTGAAGATTACAACTTCTACTACTAGAAACACAGGATCTCCAGAGCGTACAGTGCGAGTAGTTGCTGcaacttcctcctcttcatctgcTGCTAGAGATGAAAGGATTATTAAATCAGCAAAGAGCAGAGCACTTGAAGTCCTGGGTGAGGGGAGGTCCTCTCTTAAAAATGAAGTGAGATCTACTACTAAAACTGGTGTTTTCAGTAGACTAGGCCTTG